In Halomonas alkalicola, the following proteins share a genomic window:
- the gabT gene encoding 4-aminobutyrate--2-oxoglutarate transaminase, with protein MTQTFTNAELNELKKRFVANGAAPPTAQFVARAENAELWDEDGQRWIDFAGGIGVLNLGHRHPRIVKAVQDQLERVMHTCSAVLSYAPYIQLCQRLCEKAPVKGPERKAMLVNTGAEALENAVKIARAATGRSGVITFDGAFHGRTMMTLAMTGKVLPYKNDFGPMPGDVYRAPYPNPLHGISDEMALAGIEKLFKTDIPAHRVAAIVIEPVQGEGGFYIASPEYLKALRALCDRHGILLIVDEVQSGFARTGKLFALEHSGIEADMLTTAKSLANGMPLSAVVGTAEVMDSSGPGSLGGTYSGNPLSCAAALAVFDAIEEENILERSEQMGRMLAERFAVWQERFAPVGHARNLGAMAAFELLDAEGRPDPAQAQALCAKAREQGLILLSCGFYGNTIRVLVPITAPSAVLEEGLAIIERSLEAITA; from the coding sequence ATGACCCAGACCTTCACCAACGCCGAGCTCAACGAGCTCAAGAAGCGCTTCGTGGCCAACGGCGCCGCCCCCCCCACCGCCCAGTTCGTGGCCCGCGCCGAGAACGCCGAGCTGTGGGACGAGGATGGCCAGCGCTGGATCGACTTCGCCGGCGGCATCGGCGTGCTCAACCTGGGCCACCGCCACCCGCGCATCGTCAAGGCCGTGCAGGACCAGCTCGAGCGCGTCATGCACACCTGCTCGGCGGTGCTCTCCTACGCCCCCTATATCCAGCTCTGCCAGCGGCTCTGCGAGAAGGCCCCAGTCAAGGGCCCGGAGCGCAAGGCGATGCTGGTCAACACCGGCGCCGAGGCGCTGGAGAACGCGGTCAAGATCGCCCGCGCCGCCACCGGCCGCTCCGGCGTCATCACCTTCGACGGCGCCTTCCACGGCCGCACCATGATGACCCTGGCCATGACCGGCAAGGTGCTGCCCTACAAGAACGACTTCGGCCCGATGCCGGGTGACGTCTATCGCGCGCCTTACCCCAACCCGCTGCACGGCATCAGCGACGAGATGGCCCTGGCGGGCATCGAGAAGCTCTTCAAGACCGACATCCCGGCTCATCGGGTGGCGGCCATCGTCATCGAGCCGGTGCAGGGGGAGGGCGGCTTCTATATCGCCTCGCCCGAGTACCTCAAGGCGCTGCGCGCGCTCTGCGACCGCCACGGCATCCTGCTGATCGTCGACGAGGTGCAGTCGGGCTTCGCGCGTACCGGCAAGCTCTTCGCGCTGGAGCACAGCGGCATCGAGGCCGACATGCTGACCACCGCCAAGTCCCTGGCCAACGGCATGCCGCTCTCGGCGGTGGTGGGCACCGCCGAGGTGATGGACTCCTCCGGGCCGGGCTCCCTGGGCGGTACCTACAGCGGCAACCCGCTCTCCTGCGCGGCGGCCCTGGCGGTGTTCGACGCCATCGAGGAGGAGAACATCCTCGAGCGCAGCGAGCAGATGGGCCGCATGCTGGCCGAGCGCTTCGCGGTCTGGCAGGAGCGCTTCGCCCCGGTGGGCCATGCGCGCAACCTGGGCGCCATGGCGGCCTTCGAGCTGCTCGACGCCGAGGGCCGGCCGGACCCGGCCCAGGCCCAGGCGCTGTGCGCCAAGGCCCGCGAGCAGGGGCTGATCCTGCTCTCCTGCGGCTTCTACGGCAACACCATCCGCGTGCTGGTGCCGATCACCGCCCCCTCCGCAGTGCTGGAGGAGGGGCTCGCCATCATCGAGCGCTCTCTCGAGGCGATCACCGCCTGA
- a CDS encoding DUF1850 domain-containing protein: MSSSIHDVSRRAFGPAAFALCLLLAPSAHADDEGWLEVTADNGRRIASLPMPEGEAWCLEWNHSVAGFPVQDCYRYRHREGLMVLERSHQPDFAAGLGHVPGRGRQVSDGEGGYWIEEIDEPVPGNRYRLRVGSPEVNHRLLHEGRRLSLSDQAAGERVTIHLRTSASTS; encoded by the coding sequence ATGTCTTCTTCGATCCATGACGTCAGCCGCCGTGCCTTCGGGCCGGCGGCCTTTGCGCTCTGTCTGCTGCTCGCTCCGTCGGCCCATGCCGACGACGAGGGCTGGCTGGAGGTCACCGCCGACAACGGTCGGCGGATCGCCTCGCTGCCGATGCCCGAGGGCGAGGCCTGGTGCCTGGAGTGGAACCACTCCGTGGCCGGCTTTCCCGTGCAGGACTGCTATCGCTATCGCCACCGGGAGGGCCTGATGGTGCTGGAGCGCAGCCACCAGCCCGACTTCGCCGCCGGGCTCGGCCACGTGCCTGGCCGGGGGCGACAGGTCTCCGACGGCGAGGGTGGCTACTGGATCGAGGAGATCGACGAGCCGGTGCCCGGCAACCGCTATCGCCTCCGGGTCGGATCCCCGGAGGTCAACCATCGACTGCTGCACGAGGGCCGCCGGCTCAGCCTGAGCGACCAGGCCGCCGGCGAGCGGGTGACGATCCACCTGCGCACCTCGGCATCCACCTCCTGA
- a CDS encoding PLP-dependent aminotransferase family protein: MPPQVSLAPLLARVSQQPERLGKGVRIEQALRLTILHDWLDGSRMPSHRLLCQELKVARDTLAQAMRRLGEEGLIFTGQGQGTWTRRPVTPDPTPADAAPRLSTRAAAILDAPSASAIQSGAFMPGIPDITQFPMAKWRELYASVTVPRNALLLSYSGGGYGPLKRAIRDFLWRWRRLECETDQIIITEGTHNGIELCALALTDVGDRVLMESPCYWGARNVFTAVGARVDQLAWSPEAGHAPGEANAPVRLAYFTGSHHYPLSVPTSRAHRQALCARLAPDFVLEDDYEFTGEDGANLMFDGRSPRHLLVGSFSKLMFPGLRLGYLVAPRSRVAPLNQLRSEVFREGRLLDQAALAQFIAEGELDAWYRRIQRDYLARQQVMHDQLVQVPGVLHVSPPSHSISLCVQFAPEVDDRRVASRLLQSHLITRPLSPACAPDDPRSGLILGIGMLSGNTLASEAVRLRHVLTRCLQRT, from the coding sequence ATGCCGCCCCAGGTCTCCCTCGCCCCGCTTCTCGCCCGCGTCAGCCAGCAGCCCGAACGCCTGGGCAAGGGCGTACGCATCGAGCAGGCCCTGCGCCTGACGATCCTGCACGACTGGCTCGACGGCAGCCGGATGCCCTCCCACCGGCTGCTCTGCCAGGAGCTGAAGGTCGCGCGCGACACCCTGGCCCAGGCCATGCGGCGACTGGGGGAGGAGGGGCTCATCTTCACCGGGCAGGGCCAGGGCACCTGGACTCGCCGCCCGGTCACGCCGGACCCGACGCCGGCCGACGCCGCCCCGCGCCTCTCGACCCGGGCCGCCGCCATCCTGGACGCCCCCAGTGCCAGCGCCATCCAGAGCGGCGCCTTCATGCCCGGCATCCCGGACATCACCCAGTTCCCCATGGCCAAGTGGCGCGAGCTCTATGCCAGCGTCACCGTGCCGCGCAACGCCCTGCTGCTCTCCTACTCCGGCGGCGGCTACGGCCCGCTCAAGCGCGCCATCCGCGACTTCCTGTGGCGCTGGCGCCGGCTGGAGTGCGAGACCGACCAGATCATCATCACCGAGGGCACCCACAACGGCATCGAGCTGTGCGCCCTGGCGCTCACCGACGTGGGTGACCGGGTGCTGATGGAGTCCCCCTGCTACTGGGGGGCGCGCAACGTCTTCACTGCCGTGGGCGCCAGGGTCGACCAGCTCGCCTGGTCCCCGGAGGCGGGCCACGCCCCCGGGGAGGCGAACGCCCCGGTGCGGCTGGCCTACTTCACCGGCTCGCACCACTACCCGCTCAGCGTGCCCACCTCCCGAGCGCACCGGCAGGCGCTCTGCGCGCGCCTCGCGCCCGACTTCGTGCTGGAGGATGACTACGAGTTCACCGGCGAGGATGGCGCCAACCTGATGTTCGACGGCCGCTCGCCCCGGCACCTGCTGGTCGGCTCCTTCTCCAAGCTGATGTTCCCCGGCCTGCGCCTGGGCTACCTGGTGGCCCCCCGGTCGCGGGTGGCGCCACTCAACCAGCTGCGCAGCGAGGTGTTCCGCGAGGGGCGCCTGCTGGACCAGGCCGCCCTGGCCCAGTTCATCGCCGAGGGGGAGCTGGACGCCTGGTACCGCCGTATCCAACGCGACTACCTGGCCCGCCAGCAGGTGATGCACGACCAGCTGGTGCAGGTGCCCGGCGTGCTCCACGTCTCCCCGCCCAGCCACTCCATCAGCCTCTGCGTGCAGTTCGCGCCGGAGGTGGATGACCGGCGCGTCGCCAGCCGCCTGCTGCAATCCCACCTCATCACCCGCCCGCTGAGCCCGGCCTGCGCCCCCGACGACCCGCGCAGCGGCCTGATCCTCGGCATCGGCATGCTCTCCGGCAACACCCTGGCCAGCGAAGCGGTACGCCTGCGCCACGTGCTGACGCGCTGCCTGCAGCGCACCTGA
- a CDS encoding NAD-dependent succinate-semialdehyde dehydrogenase codes for MTLIDSLLIDGTAAALVGEAWLTGSASFPVTNPATGERLAQVADLGADETRQAVAAAEAAGAAWKKTTAKERAALLRAWFLRIQEEAEGLAELMTLEQGKPLAESRGEVTYGASFIEYFAEEAKRMAGETLPTHAADKRLLVLREPIGVVAAITPWNFPMAMITRKCAPAIAAGCTVVIKPAEATPLTALALARLAREAGIPAGVINVVTAASPAAVGEVLTTDPRVRKVSFTGSTPVGKKLLAQCAGTVKKASMELGGNAPFIVFDDADLDAAVAGAIASKYRNAGQTCVCTNRFLVQEGIYDAFVEALAAKVAAMPVGDGREPGVMIGPLINQAAVDKVQRHVDDAVAKGGRLLCGGTLHALGQSFYAPTVIADATPEMAVASEETFGPLAPVFRFRDEEEAIAMANDTPFGLAAYFYARDYRRIWRVMEGLEYGMVGVNEGIISTELAPFGGVKESGLGREGSRHGLEEFTELKYVCVGGL; via the coding sequence ATGACGCTGATCGACTCGCTGTTGATCGACGGCACGGCCGCCGCCCTGGTGGGCGAGGCCTGGCTGACCGGCAGCGCAAGCTTCCCCGTGACCAACCCCGCCACCGGTGAGCGGCTGGCCCAGGTGGCCGACCTGGGTGCCGACGAGACCCGCCAGGCGGTGGCCGCCGCCGAGGCGGCCGGCGCCGCCTGGAAGAAGACCACGGCCAAGGAGCGCGCCGCCCTGCTGCGCGCCTGGTTCCTGCGCATCCAGGAAGAGGCCGAGGGGCTGGCCGAGCTGATGACCCTGGAGCAGGGCAAGCCGCTGGCGGAATCCCGCGGCGAGGTGACCTACGGCGCCAGCTTCATCGAGTACTTCGCCGAGGAGGCCAAGCGCATGGCCGGCGAGACCCTGCCGACCCATGCCGCCGACAAGCGCCTGCTGGTGCTGCGCGAGCCGATCGGCGTGGTGGCGGCCATCACGCCCTGGAACTTCCCCATGGCGATGATCACCCGCAAGTGCGCCCCGGCCATCGCCGCCGGCTGCACCGTGGTGATCAAGCCCGCCGAGGCGACCCCGCTCACCGCCCTGGCCCTGGCGCGCCTGGCCCGCGAGGCCGGCATCCCGGCCGGGGTGATCAACGTGGTCACCGCGGCGAGCCCCGCGGCGGTGGGCGAGGTGCTGACCACCGACCCCCGCGTGCGCAAGGTCTCCTTCACCGGCTCCACCCCGGTGGGCAAGAAGCTGCTGGCCCAGTGCGCCGGCACCGTCAAGAAGGCCTCCATGGAGCTCGGCGGCAACGCCCCCTTCATCGTCTTCGACGACGCGGACCTCGACGCCGCCGTGGCCGGAGCCATCGCCTCCAAGTACCGCAACGCCGGCCAGACCTGCGTCTGCACCAACCGCTTCCTGGTCCAGGAGGGAATCTACGACGCCTTCGTCGAGGCCCTGGCCGCGAAGGTCGCGGCGATGCCGGTGGGTGACGGCCGCGAGCCGGGCGTGATGATCGGCCCGCTGATCAACCAGGCCGCCGTCGACAAGGTACAGCGTCACGTGGATGACGCCGTGGCCAAGGGCGGGCGGCTGCTGTGCGGCGGCACCCTCCATGCGCTGGGCCAGAGCTTCTACGCCCCCACCGTGATCGCCGATGCCACTCCGGAGATGGCCGTGGCCAGCGAGGAGACCTTCGGCCCGCTGGCGCCGGTGTTCCGCTTCCGCGACGAGGAGGAGGCGATCGCCATGGCCAACGATACCCCCTTTGGCCTGGCCGCCTACTTCTACGCCCGGGACTACCGCCGCATCTGGCGCGTCATGGAGGGGCTCGAGTACGGCATGGTCGGCGTCAACGAGGGGATCATCTCCACCGAGCTTGCCCCCTTCGGCGGCGTCAAGGAGTCGGGCCTCGGCCGCGAGGGCTCGCGCCACGGCCTCGAGGAGTTCACCGAGCTCAAGTACGTCTGCGTGGGCGGGCTCTGA
- a CDS encoding TAXI family TRAP transporter solute-binding subunit, whose translation MNAMKYAVAASLIATAPLAAAQQLSIATGGTGGVYYPLGGGLAEMINSHIEGASAVAEVTGASVENMGLVWRGDSDLAFALADTVYQAYNGTGDFEGRQLDNIRALASVYPNAVQLVTLADSGVESLEDLRGKRVSVGAPGSGTELNARALLEANGITYDDFTPQRLNFNETADAIRDGDIDAGFWSVGPPTSSILNLATTRDIRLVGLSEEEVANAREAEPVFAPYDLRAGLYEGMDEAVQTIGIPNVLAVSSEMDEELAYQITKMLFEQTDELIAVHPAANDTTVEFSIDSTPVPFHDGALRYYEEIGAEVQDHQRP comes from the coding sequence ATGAATGCCATGAAGTACGCCGTCGCCGCCTCGCTGATCGCGACGGCCCCGCTGGCCGCGGCCCAGCAGCTCTCCATCGCCACCGGCGGTACCGGCGGGGTCTACTACCCCCTGGGCGGCGGCCTGGCCGAGATGATCAACAGCCATATCGAGGGGGCCAGCGCGGTGGCCGAGGTCACCGGGGCCTCGGTGGAGAACATGGGCCTGGTGTGGCGCGGCGACTCCGATCTCGCCTTCGCCCTGGCCGATACCGTCTATCAGGCCTACAACGGCACCGGCGACTTCGAGGGGCGCCAGCTCGACAACATCCGTGCCCTGGCCTCGGTCTATCCCAATGCCGTGCAGCTGGTCACCCTGGCCGACTCCGGCGTGGAGTCCCTCGAGGACCTGCGCGGCAAGCGGGTCTCGGTGGGCGCTCCGGGCAGCGGTACCGAGCTCAACGCCCGCGCCCTGCTGGAAGCCAACGGCATCACCTATGACGACTTCACCCCCCAGCGCCTGAACTTCAACGAGACCGCCGACGCCATCCGCGATGGCGACATCGACGCCGGTTTCTGGAGCGTGGGCCCGCCCACCAGCTCCATCCTCAACCTGGCCACCACCCGCGATATCCGCCTGGTGGGACTCTCCGAGGAAGAAGTGGCCAACGCCCGGGAAGCGGAGCCGGTCTTCGCCCCCTATGACCTGCGTGCCGGCCTCTACGAGGGCATGGACGAGGCCGTGCAGACCATCGGCATTCCCAACGTGCTGGCGGTGAGCAGCGAGATGGACGAGGAGCTGGCCTACCAGATCACGAAGATGCTCTTCGAGCAGACCGATGAGCTGATCGCGGTGCACCCGGCGGCCAACGACACCACCGTGGAGTTCAGCATCGACTCCACCCCGGTGCCCTTCCATGATGGCGCGCTGCGCTACTATGAGGAGATCGGCGCCGAGGTCCAGGACCACCAGCGCCCGTAA
- the dsrO gene encoding sulfate reduction electron transfer complex DsrMKJOP subunit DsrO — protein sequence MDHLRRSLLGQLARLSAGAALIPLSSVASAGINSQPPRREGDPTKRYGMLIDLRQCIGCQACTVSCHIENDAPLGKFRTTVSQYEVEHQETGELATFMLPRLCNHCENPPCVPVCPVQATYQQQDGIVVVDSDRCVGCAYCVNACPYDARFINDRTQTADKCTFCAHRLEAGLLPACVESCVGGARIIGDMRDPESQISRMIAEHRDELMVLQPEKNTLPQVFYLGMDERFITRPLAEPVALEVLDPHGKEMGYEFHGH from the coding sequence ATGGACCACCTTCGCCGCTCCCTTCTCGGCCAGCTCGCTCGCCTCAGCGCGGGTGCCGCCCTGATACCGCTTTCGAGCGTTGCCAGCGCCGGCATCAACAGCCAGCCGCCCCGCCGAGAAGGCGACCCCACCAAGCGCTACGGCATGCTCATCGACCTGCGCCAATGCATCGGCTGCCAGGCCTGCACCGTGTCGTGCCATATCGAGAACGACGCCCCCCTGGGCAAGTTCCGCACCACCGTCTCCCAGTACGAGGTGGAGCATCAGGAGACCGGCGAGCTTGCCACCTTCATGCTGCCGCGCCTGTGCAACCACTGCGAGAACCCGCCCTGCGTGCCGGTCTGCCCGGTCCAGGCGACCTACCAGCAGCAGGACGGCATCGTGGTGGTGGACAGCGACCGCTGCGTGGGCTGCGCCTACTGCGTCAACGCCTGCCCCTACGACGCCCGCTTCATCAACGACAGGACCCAGACCGCCGACAAGTGCACCTTCTGCGCCCACCGCCTGGAAGCCGGCCTGCTGCCGGCCTGCGTGGAGAGCTGTGTGGGCGGCGCGCGGATCATCGGCGACATGCGCGACCCTGAAAGCCAGATCAGCCGCATGATCGCGGAGCACCGCGACGAGCTGATGGTGCTGCAGCCTGAAAAGAACACCCTGCCCCAGGTCTTCTACCTCGGCATGGACGAGCGCTTCATCACGCGCCCGCTCGCCGAGCCGGTGGCCCTGGAAGTCCTCGACCCCCACGGCAAGGAGATGGGTTATGAATTCCATGGCCATTGA
- the lhgO gene encoding L-2-hydroxyglutarate oxidase — MHDFIIVGGGILGMSTAMQLKQAYPERRMLLLEKEAEPAMHQTGHNSGVIHAGVYYTPGSLKARFCLAGNRATVEFCEAHGIPYDTCGKLLVATNDLEMERMKALWERTAANGLEREWLSAEALAEREPNITGVGGIFVPSSGIVDYAAVTRAMAAEFERMGGEIRYGCEVTGLEERSREVVVSSSGGEFTGHYLVTCSGLMADRVIRLLGQDPGFTICPFRGEYYRLPAKHNAIVNHLIYPIPDPSMPFLGVHLTRMIDGSVTVGPNAVLALKREGYHKRDISLPDMARMFTNPGILKVLGKNLRPGLVEMKNSLYKRGYLELVRKYCPSLTLEDLEPYPAGVRAQAVSRDGRLVDDFLFVNTRRTLNVGNAPSPAATSAIPIGAHIVEQVKSLVEG; from the coding sequence ATGCACGATTTCATCATTGTCGGCGGCGGCATCCTGGGGATGTCCACCGCCATGCAGCTCAAGCAGGCCTACCCGGAGCGGCGCATGTTGCTGCTGGAGAAGGAGGCCGAGCCGGCCATGCACCAGACCGGCCACAACAGCGGCGTGATCCACGCCGGGGTCTACTACACCCCGGGCAGCCTCAAGGCGCGCTTCTGCCTGGCCGGCAACCGGGCCACCGTCGAGTTCTGCGAGGCCCACGGCATTCCCTACGACACCTGCGGCAAGCTGCTGGTGGCCACCAACGACCTGGAGATGGAGCGCATGAAGGCGCTCTGGGAGCGCACCGCGGCCAACGGCCTCGAGCGTGAGTGGCTCTCCGCCGAGGCGTTGGCCGAGCGCGAGCCCAATATCACCGGGGTCGGCGGCATCTTCGTGCCCTCCAGCGGCATCGTCGACTACGCCGCGGTGACCCGCGCCATGGCCGCCGAGTTCGAGCGGATGGGCGGCGAGATCCGCTACGGCTGCGAGGTGACGGGCCTCGAGGAGCGAAGCCGCGAGGTGGTGGTAAGCAGCAGTGGAGGCGAGTTCACGGGGCACTATCTGGTGACCTGCTCGGGGCTGATGGCCGACCGGGTGATCCGCCTGCTGGGCCAGGACCCAGGCTTCACCATCTGCCCCTTCCGCGGCGAGTACTACCGGCTGCCGGCGAAGCACAATGCGATCGTCAACCACCTGATCTATCCGATCCCCGACCCCTCCATGCCCTTCCTGGGCGTGCACCTGACGCGGATGATCGACGGCAGCGTCACCGTGGGGCCCAACGCGGTGCTGGCGCTCAAGCGCGAGGGCTACCACAAGCGTGATATCTCGCTTCCCGACATGGCGCGGATGTTCACCAACCCCGGCATCCTCAAGGTGCTGGGCAAGAACCTGCGTCCGGGCCTGGTGGAGATGAAGAACTCCCTCTACAAGCGGGGCTACCTGGAGCTGGTGCGCAAGTACTGCCCGAGCCTGACCCTCGAGGACCTCGAGCCCTATCCGGCCGGGGTGCGCGCCCAGGCGGTCTCCCGGGACGGCAGGCTGGTGGACGACTTCCTGTTCGTGAACACCCGGCGCACCCTCAACGTGGGCAATGCCCCGTCGCCCGCGGCGACCTCGGCGATTCCCATCGGTGCCCATATCGTCGAGCAGGTGAAGTCGCTGGTGGAGGGCTGA
- a CDS encoding XRE family transcriptional regulator, with protein sequence MSTARHTQAADQLDPPRSSPDLDVRDLEKRTRLMRIVTRLIAVSDLGCREIARRAGLPAQKVSDLLSGRLEHLSVEELQILYRTIDPEPTAH encoded by the coding sequence ATGAGTACTGCACGTCACACCCAAGCCGCGGACCAACTCGACCCCCCGCGAAGTAGCCCTGACCTCGACGTCAGGGACCTGGAAAAACGTACACGCCTCATGCGCATCGTGACTCGGCTGATCGCCGTCTCCGACCTCGGCTGCCGAGAGATCGCCCGCCGTGCCGGCCTGCCGGCCCAGAAGGTCAGCGATCTGCTCTCCGGCCGTCTGGAGCATCTCTCCGTCGAGGAGCTGCAGATTCTCTACCGCACCATCGACCCGGAGCCGACGGCCCACTGA
- the glaH gene encoding glutarate dioxygenase GlaH, producing MSILTQLPAVAMPLPADIRGFTLAPSAASPRLIQLTISREVVEAFVAAVAEWPVQALEYKSMLRFRVAKILDDLCDNTLQPVLVNTLVDRATGGFQVVMEGLDSVEQAEEMVKLSTAVAHLMGRSNYDAMSGQYYARFVVKNVDNSDSYLRQPHRVMELHNDGTFVEQDTDYVLMMKIDEQNMAGGTSLLLHLDDWADLERFFAHPLAHRPMRWTAPPSKNVARDVFHPVFDVDREGRPIMAYIDQFVQPKDYEEGNWLTDLSESLETSPAIVSLPNPVGSFLLINNHFWLHGRDRFTPHPDLRRELMRQRGYFTHAKTLRDPRQV from the coding sequence ATGTCGATCCTGACCCAGCTTCCCGCCGTCGCCATGCCGCTGCCCGCCGATATCCGCGGCTTCACTCTGGCCCCCTCCGCCGCCTCGCCGCGCCTGATCCAGCTGACGATCTCGCGCGAGGTGGTCGAGGCCTTCGTGGCGGCCGTGGCCGAGTGGCCAGTGCAGGCGCTGGAGTACAAGTCGATGCTGCGCTTCCGCGTGGCGAAGATCCTGGACGACCTGTGCGACAACACCCTGCAGCCGGTGCTGGTCAACACCCTGGTGGATCGCGCCACCGGTGGCTTTCAGGTGGTGATGGAGGGGCTCGACTCCGTGGAGCAGGCCGAGGAGATGGTCAAGCTCTCCACCGCCGTGGCCCATCTGATGGGGCGCTCCAACTACGACGCCATGAGCGGCCAGTACTACGCGCGCTTCGTGGTGAAGAACGTCGACAACTCCGACTCCTACCTGCGCCAGCCGCATCGGGTCATGGAGCTGCACAACGACGGCACCTTCGTCGAGCAGGACACCGACTACGTGCTGATGATGAAGATCGACGAGCAGAACATGGCGGGCGGCACCTCCCTGCTGCTGCACCTGGACGACTGGGCCGACCTGGAGCGCTTCTTCGCCCACCCGCTGGCCCATCGCCCGATGCGCTGGACCGCGCCGCCCAGCAAGAACGTGGCCCGCGACGTCTTCCACCCGGTCTTCGATGTGGACCGCGAGGGGCGCCCGATCATGGCCTACATCGACCAGTTCGTGCAGCCAAAGGACTACGAGGAGGGCAACTGGCTGACCGACCTCTCCGAGTCCCTGGAGACCAGCCCGGCCATCGTCTCCCTGCCCAACCCGGTTGGCAGCTTCCTGCTGATCAACAACCACTTCTGGCTGCACGGCCGCGACCGCTTCACCCCGCACCCGGACCTGCGCCGCGAGCTGATGCGCCAGCGCGGCTACTTCACCCACGCCAAGACCCTGCGCGACCCGCGCCAGGTGTAA